One genomic region from Macaca mulatta isolate MMU2019108-1 chromosome 20, T2T-MMU8v2.0, whole genome shotgun sequence encodes:
- the DUXB gene encoding double homeobox protein B isoform X2 codes for MNLDSTSGGILQKEFWRNRIQYNQSQKDILQSWFQHDPFPDKAAREQLAKEIGVPESNIQVWFKNYRVKQRKLDYTCFSEKDQTQGHDQSQHLTHEYLPKEARQKQTFITWTQKNKLVQAFERNPFPDIATRKKLTEQTGLQESRIQMWFQKQRSLYPKNCRREPVNLLVDDPNERPDTTVGWHPVNLFSLTDSSHYFSSSNSSSGHQTLLHVLPSTQVPWDSFRVHVTQGPNVVIMQPTQAVQEVDNSHQPLILPNHVLTLPILKKDLDTLTPFWLQYQEHQNHKEHTGSGVPQFKSHSQPEPEHREQQPLNLGQLDISNILQRWDKICQALLAEWDPLKGTH; via the exons ATGAATTTGGACAGTACTTCAGGTG GCATACTTCAAAAAGAATTCTGGAGAAACAGAATTCAGTATAACCAGAGTCAAAAGGATATCCTCCAATCATGGTTTCAACATGACCCTTTCCCTGATAAAGCTGCCAGAGAACAACTAGCCAAAGAAATTGGGGTTCCAGAGTCTAATATTCAG GTTTGGTTTAAAAACTACAGAGTAAAACAGAGAAAACTAGATTATACATGCTTCTCAGAAAAAGATCAAACCCAGGGGCATGACCAGTCCCAGCATCTGACTCATG AATACTTACCAAAAGAAGCCCGGCAAAAACAGACATTCATCACGtggactcaaaaaaacaaactagtGCAAGCCTTTGAGAGGAACCCATTCCCTGATATTGCTACCAGGAAAAAACTGACTGAACAAACAGGCCTGCAGGAATCAAGAATTCAA ATGTGGTTTCAGAAACAAAGATCTCTGTACCCCAAGAATTGCAGAAGGGAGCCAGTAAATTTATTGGTAGATGACCCAAACGAGAGACCAGATACAACTGTTGGGTGGCATCCAGTCAACCTGTTCAGCCTCACAGACagctctcattatttttcttcctcaaattCTTCCAGCGGGCACCAAACTCTTCTACATGTTCTTCCTTCAACCCAGGTGCCCTGGGATTCCTTCAGGGTCCATGTGACCCAAGGACCAAATGTCGTGATCATGCAGCCCAcacaggctgtgcaggaagtAGATAACTCTCATCAGCCTCTGATACTTCCGAATCACGTCCTGACACTGCCAATTCTGAAAAAGGACTTAGATACTCTGACTCCCTTCTGGCTCCAATACCAAGAACACCAGAATCACAAAGAACACACGGGCTCGGGAGTACCACAGTTCAAGAGCCATTCGCAGCCTGAACCTGAGCACAGGGAGCAACAACCTCTGAATCTGGGTCAGCTTGACATATCGAACATTTTGCAAAGGTGGGACAAGATCTGCCAGGCTCTGCTTGCAGAATGGGACCCTCTCAAAGGGACACACTGA
- the DUXB gene encoding double homeobox protein B isoform X3 has protein sequence MSSDGTSGEYLPKEARQKQTFITWTQKNKLVQAFERNPFPDIATRKKLTEQTGLQESRIQMWFQKQRSLYPKNCRREPVNLLVDDPNERPDTTVGWHPVNLFSLTDSSHYFSSSNSSSGHQTLLHVLPSTQVPWDSFRVHVTQGPNVVIMQPTQAVQEVDNSHQPLILPNHVLTLPILKKDLDTLTPFWLQYQEHQNHKEHTGSGVPQFKSHSQPEPEHREQQPLNLGQLDISNILQRWDKICQALLAEWDPLKGTH, from the exons ATGAGTTCGGACGGCACTTCAGGTG AATACTTACCAAAAGAAGCCCGGCAAAAACAGACATTCATCACGtggactcaaaaaaacaaactagtGCAAGCCTTTGAGAGGAACCCATTCCCTGATATTGCTACCAGGAAAAAACTGACTGAACAAACAGGCCTGCAGGAATCAAGAATTCAA ATGTGGTTTCAGAAACAAAGATCTCTGTACCCCAAGAATTGCAGAAGGGAGCCAGTAAATTTATTGGTAGATGACCCAAACGAGAGACCAGATACAACTGTTGGGTGGCATCCAGTCAACCTGTTCAGCCTCACAGACagctctcattatttttcttcctcaaattCTTCCAGCGGGCACCAAACTCTTCTACATGTTCTTCCTTCAACCCAGGTGCCCTGGGATTCCTTCAGGGTCCATGTGACCCAAGGACCAAATGTCGTGATCATGCAGCCCAcacaggctgtgcaggaagtAGATAACTCTCATCAGCCTCTGATACTTCCGAATCACGTCCTGACACTGCCAATTCTGAAAAAGGACTTAGATACTCTGACTCCCTTCTGGCTCCAATACCAAGAACACCAGAATCACAAAGAACACACGGGCTCGGGAGTACCACAGTTCAAGAGCCATTCGCAGCCTGAACCTGAGCACAGGGAGCAACAACCTCTGAATCTGGGTCAGCTTGACATATCGAACATTTTGCAAAGGTGGGACAAGATCTGCCAGGCTCTGCTTGCAGAATGGGACCCTCTCAAAGGGACACACTGA
- the DUXB gene encoding double homeobox protein B isoform X4 gives MNLDSTSGEYLPKEARQKQTFITWTQKNKLVQAFERNPFPDIATRKKLTEQTGLQESRIQMWFQKQRSLYPKNCRREPVNLLVDDPNERPDTTVGWHPVNLFSLTDSSHYFSSSNSSSGHQTLLHVLPSTQVPWDSFRVHVTQGPNVVIMQPTQAVQEVDNSHQPLILPNHVLTLPILKKDLDTLTPFWLQYQEHQNHKEHTGSGVPQFKSHSQPEPEHREQQPLNLGQLDISNILQRWDKICQALLAEWDPLKGTH, from the exons ATGAATTTGGACAGTACTTCAGGTG AATACTTACCAAAAGAAGCCCGGCAAAAACAGACATTCATCACGtggactcaaaaaaacaaactagtGCAAGCCTTTGAGAGGAACCCATTCCCTGATATTGCTACCAGGAAAAAACTGACTGAACAAACAGGCCTGCAGGAATCAAGAATTCAA ATGTGGTTTCAGAAACAAAGATCTCTGTACCCCAAGAATTGCAGAAGGGAGCCAGTAAATTTATTGGTAGATGACCCAAACGAGAGACCAGATACAACTGTTGGGTGGCATCCAGTCAACCTGTTCAGCCTCACAGACagctctcattatttttcttcctcaaattCTTCCAGCGGGCACCAAACTCTTCTACATGTTCTTCCTTCAACCCAGGTGCCCTGGGATTCCTTCAGGGTCCATGTGACCCAAGGACCAAATGTCGTGATCATGCAGCCCAcacaggctgtgcaggaagtAGATAACTCTCATCAGCCTCTGATACTTCCGAATCACGTCCTGACACTGCCAATTCTGAAAAAGGACTTAGATACTCTGACTCCCTTCTGGCTCCAATACCAAGAACACCAGAATCACAAAGAACACACGGGCTCGGGAGTACCACAGTTCAAGAGCCATTCGCAGCCTGAACCTGAGCACAGGGAGCAACAACCTCTGAATCTGGGTCAGCTTGACATATCGAACATTTTGCAAAGGTGGGACAAGATCTGCCAGGCTCTGCTTGCAGAATGGGACCCTCTCAAAGGGACACACTGA
- the DUXB gene encoding double homeobox protein B isoform X5, whose translation MWFQKQRSLYPKNCRREPVNLLVDDPNERPDTTVGWHPVNLFSLTDSSHYFSSSNSSSGHQTLLHVLPSTQVPWDSFRVHVTQGPNVVIMQPTQAVQEVDNSHQPLILPNHVLTLPILKKDLDTLTPFWLQYQEHQNHKEHTGSGVPQFKSHSQPEPEHREQQPLNLGQLDISNILQRWDKICQALLAEWDPLKGTH comes from the coding sequence ATGTGGTTTCAGAAACAAAGATCTCTGTACCCCAAGAATTGCAGAAGGGAGCCAGTAAATTTATTGGTAGATGACCCAAACGAGAGACCAGATACAACTGTTGGGTGGCATCCAGTCAACCTGTTCAGCCTCACAGACagctctcattatttttcttcctcaaattCTTCCAGCGGGCACCAAACTCTTCTACATGTTCTTCCTTCAACCCAGGTGCCCTGGGATTCCTTCAGGGTCCATGTGACCCAAGGACCAAATGTCGTGATCATGCAGCCCAcacaggctgtgcaggaagtAGATAACTCTCATCAGCCTCTGATACTTCCGAATCACGTCCTGACACTGCCAATTCTGAAAAAGGACTTAGATACTCTGACTCCCTTCTGGCTCCAATACCAAGAACACCAGAATCACAAAGAACACACGGGCTCGGGAGTACCACAGTTCAAGAGCCATTCGCAGCCTGAACCTGAGCACAGGGAGCAACAACCTCTGAATCTGGGTCAGCTTGACATATCGAACATTTTGCAAAGGTGGGACAAGATCTGCCAGGCTCTGCTTGCAGAATGGGACCCTCTCAAAGGGACACACTGA
- the DUXB gene encoding double homeobox protein B isoform X1 has protein sequence MSSDGTSGGILQKEFWRNRIQYNQSQKDILQSWFQHDPFPDKAAREQLAKEIGVPESNIQVWFKNYRVKQRKLDYTCFSEKDQTQGHDQSQHLTHEYLPKEARQKQTFITWTQKNKLVQAFERNPFPDIATRKKLTEQTGLQESRIQMWFQKQRSLYPKNCRREPVNLLVDDPNERPDTTVGWHPVNLFSLTDSSHYFSSSNSSSGHQTLLHVLPSTQVPWDSFRVHVTQGPNVVIMQPTQAVQEVDNSHQPLILPNHVLTLPILKKDLDTLTPFWLQYQEHQNHKEHTGSGVPQFKSHSQPEPEHREQQPLNLGQLDISNILQRWDKICQALLAEWDPLKGTH, from the exons ATGAGTTCGGACGGCACTTCAGGTG GCATACTTCAAAAAGAATTCTGGAGAAACAGAATTCAGTATAACCAGAGTCAAAAGGATATCCTCCAATCATGGTTTCAACATGACCCTTTCCCTGATAAAGCTGCCAGAGAACAACTAGCCAAAGAAATTGGGGTTCCAGAGTCTAATATTCAG GTTTGGTTTAAAAACTACAGAGTAAAACAGAGAAAACTAGATTATACATGCTTCTCAGAAAAAGATCAAACCCAGGGGCATGACCAGTCCCAGCATCTGACTCATG AATACTTACCAAAAGAAGCCCGGCAAAAACAGACATTCATCACGtggactcaaaaaaacaaactagtGCAAGCCTTTGAGAGGAACCCATTCCCTGATATTGCTACCAGGAAAAAACTGACTGAACAAACAGGCCTGCAGGAATCAAGAATTCAA ATGTGGTTTCAGAAACAAAGATCTCTGTACCCCAAGAATTGCAGAAGGGAGCCAGTAAATTTATTGGTAGATGACCCAAACGAGAGACCAGATACAACTGTTGGGTGGCATCCAGTCAACCTGTTCAGCCTCACAGACagctctcattatttttcttcctcaaattCTTCCAGCGGGCACCAAACTCTTCTACATGTTCTTCCTTCAACCCAGGTGCCCTGGGATTCCTTCAGGGTCCATGTGACCCAAGGACCAAATGTCGTGATCATGCAGCCCAcacaggctgtgcaggaagtAGATAACTCTCATCAGCCTCTGATACTTCCGAATCACGTCCTGACACTGCCAATTCTGAAAAAGGACTTAGATACTCTGACTCCCTTCTGGCTCCAATACCAAGAACACCAGAATCACAAAGAACACACGGGCTCGGGAGTACCACAGTTCAAGAGCCATTCGCAGCCTGAACCTGAGCACAGGGAGCAACAACCTCTGAATCTGGGTCAGCTTGACATATCGAACATTTTGCAAAGGTGGGACAAGATCTGCCAGGCTCTGCTTGCAGAATGGGACCCTCTCAAAGGGACACACTGA